The Zetaproteobacteria bacterium DNA segment CGTTCTGCGATGACGGCAGCATCCCCGTTGCTTGTTCTCTTCGTCTGTCTGAGCGCCGCCGTGCTGCTGGTGCCGCTGGCCGGGCGGCTCGGTCTGGGGTCGGTGCTCGGCTACCTGATCGGCGGCATCCTCATCGGTCCGTGGGGGTTGGCGCTGGTCACCGACGGGCAGGCGATGCTGGAGATCTCCGAGTTCGGCGTGGTGCTGCTGCTCTTTCTCGTCGGGCTGGAGCTCAGCCCCGGCCGGCTGTGGGCGTTGCGCCGGCCGATTTTCGGGGCGGGGACGATGCAGCTTCTGCTCTCTGCGCTACCCCTCTTCGGACTGTTGTGGACGGTGGTCGCGCTCCCCTGGCGGGGGGCGCTGGTCGGCGCCTTCGCGCTTGCCCTCTCCTCGACGGCGATGGCGCTGCAGATCATGCAGGAGCGTACGCTCACCGCCACACCGGCGGGGCGCAGCGGCTTTGCCATCCTCCTCTTCCAGGATCTGGCGGTGATCCCGTTGATGGCCCTGCTGCCGTTGCTCGCTCCGGGCGGCGGGGAGGGCACCCCCCACGGGGAGGGGGTGCGGGCGGCGGAGGCGGTCGCCGCCGTGCTGGCCCTTGTCGGGACGGGCCATTTCGCGCTGCGGCCGGTGTTGCGCTTCATCGCCGCCACCGGGATCCACGAGATCTTCGTCGCCTTCGCCCTCTTCCTGGTGATCGGCATCGCCCTGTTGATGGAGGCGGTCGGCCTCTCGATGGCCCTGGGAAGTTTCATCGCCGGCGTGCTTCTGGCCGACTCCGAATACCGCCATGCGCTGGAGACGGTGATCGAGCCGTTCAAGGGGCTGTTGATGGGGATCTTCTTCATCGCCGTGGGGATGGGGATCGATTTCGGGCTGTTGCGCAGCCACGCCGGTATGGTGGTCTCGATCGTGGCGGCGCTGGTCACGATCAAGGCGGCGGTGCTCTGGTGGGTCGGCCGGGTCGGAGGGGTGCCCGCCCCCCAGCGCCCCTTCTTCTCCATCGTGCTGTCGCAGGGCGGGGAGTTCGCCTTCGTGCTGCTCTCGTTCGCCTCCGCCGACGCGATCGTGACGC contains these protein-coding regions:
- a CDS encoding glutathione-regulated potassium-efflux system protein KefC (transport system that facilitates potassium-efflux), yielding MTAASPLLVLFVCLSAAVLLVPLAGRLGLGSVLGYLIGGILIGPWGLALVTDGQAMLEISEFGVVLLLFLVGLELSPGRLWALRRPIFGAGTMQLLLSALPLFGLLWTVVALPWRGALVGAFALALSSTAMALQIMQERTLTATPAGRSGFAILLFQDLAVIPLMALLPLLAPGGGEGTPHGEGVRAAEAVAAVLALVGTGHFALRPVLRFIAATGIHEIFVAFALFLVIGIALLMEAVGLSMALGSFIAGVLLADSEYRHALETVIEPFKGLLMGIFFIAVGMGIDFGLLRSHAGMVVSIVAALVTIKAAVLWWVGRVGGVPAPQRPFFSIVLSQGGEFAFVLLSFASADAIVTPEAVRLLVLVVALSMMTTPLLLLLHDRLLAPRLATAVPGPDRCDIDHEERPVVIAGFGRFGEVVGRLLMAHNIGVTLLDHDPDRIERSREYGFKVFFGSAARLDLLRAAGLERARVLVIAIDDPARSVKVARLVRQYFPHVRIVARAREMRHLFSFRELGVRYAYRECFDGAIRAARGAMEALGMEREEIEGAIRRFLDYDRQVLDTMYAVRNEGEAALARASMELRERFHAMEKEAKRASGRARMR